From Verrucomicrobiia bacterium:
CGCCGATGGTGATCGGCCCCAGGATGACCGCGTTGGAGCCGATGACCACTCCGTTGCCGACGGTGGGATGGCGCTTGCCCTTGTTGAGCGAAGTGCCCCCCAAGACGGCCCCTTTGTACATCAGCCCGTCGTCGCCGATCTCGGTCGTCTCGCCGATGACCACGCCCATGCCATGGTCAATGAAGAAACGTCGCCCGATCTTGGCCCC
This genomic window contains:
- a CDS encoding serine O-acetyltransferase; translation: GAKIGRRFFIDHGMGVVIGETTEIGDDGLMYKGAVLGGTSLNKGKRHPTVGNGVVIGSNAVILGPITIGDNAKIGSGAVVVKPVPPRAIVLGVPARVVGQVDEQFNFQRLISGVAAV